TGGTCGTTCCTGGCGGCCGTGCCGTCCTGGTAGGCCTGCCAGGCGTGGGCCGGCGGGCGTGGGCAGCCCTCGTCGGCGAGGACGGTACGGAAGGCGTGCGCGGCACGGTCGAACCGTTCCTGCGGCGTCCTGCGTCTGAAGAGGCGAATCACCATCTGCTCCGATGGTGCGGGCGGCGTGCCTGTTCGCGCCATGAGAAATCCTGCACCCGGACGGCCGGTATCTGTCCGGGACGCTGAACGCTGAACATGTGAATGTTCAGACATTCGGATGAGAATCACTGAGTGTCAAGGCGTCTGGCCTTTCCATTTCCCCTATACTCGGTTCATCCGCGGTTTTCAGTGTGGGTTCTCACTGCCGACACTGCGCGAAAGGCCTCCCTATGCAGACTCCTGTCCCTCCTGTCCGTCCTGACGAGATCGATCTGCGTCAGGTCTTCAGCACCCTCAAGCGGGCGGCCCTCCCGATCGTCGGGGCGACCCTGCTCGTCGGTGGCGCGACGTACGCGCTCAGCCGACAGCAACCGAAGATGTACGCCTCCGTCAGCAGCGTCCTCGCGGCGCAGGACGCGAGTCAGAACACATTGATCAACAACACCCTCGTGACGGCCCCGCCGCTTCCGCAGGGCGCGGTGGACGAGGCGATCCACAGCCGCAGCGTGGTGGACGACATCTCCAAACGCCTGCAGGTCTCCGGGCTCGACGCCGGACTGATCGCCCACATCGAGTCGGACCTGACCCGTGAGATCGCGTCACAGAAGTTCAAGCGCGTCTCGGTGAAGGCGAAACTCGATCCGCAGCAGCGCGGCGTGTACGAGATCAGCAGCACCGCCGAATCCCCGCGGGCCGCGCAGGTGCTGGCGGACGCGGCCGTGCACGCGCTGCTCGCCTGGGACACCGCCCGCGCGCAGACCGGCGTGAAACGTGCCAGGGGGAGCCTCGAAGCGCAGCTGCGCGACCTCGACGCGCGCATCGCGGCCACCCTGCCGGGCAGCGTCGATCGCCAGTCGCTGCTCACCACGCGCGGCCAGGTGACGCAGAACCTCGCGCAGGTCGCGGTGTTCGAGCAGGCGGCGAGCGGGCCGCTCTCGCTCGTCGCGGACGCGAACGAACCGAACGCGCCGATCAGCCCGAAACCCACCCGGGACGCGCTGCTCGCCGCGCTGCTGACGCTGTTCGCCGCGTCGGGCGTCGCGCTGCTGACGGACAGCCTGCGCCGCCGCGTGAACGGCCCCGAGGACCTGATGGAATTCGGGTACCCGGTCCTCGCACAGCTTCCGGCGCTGCGGCAGCGTGCCCTGCTGAACGGCGTGATCCAGGCGGCCCGCAGCGGCAACCTGTACGAGGCGGTCGGCTTCCTGCGCCTGAACCTGATGAACGCCCCGCACACGGGCGAGCAGCGGCGGTTCGTCGTCTCGAGCTCCCGGCCCGGTGAAGGCAAGAGCAGCGTCACCGCGATCCTGGCGGACGCCTTCGCGGGCAGCGGCCTGAAGGTGCTGTTGATCGACGCCGACATGTACCGCGCGACGCAGCACCAGTTGTGGCGTGCCGACCCGAACCTGCAGCTCGGCGCCCCGGCCCTGCTCGTCAGCAAGCCGGACGTGCCGGGCGCGCGGCCAGTCAAGGTGACGGAACAGATTGACCTGATCCCGGCCGGTTCGCACCGCAACGCGTCGAGCGTCATCAACAACCCCGGGTTCAGTGCGCGCCTCGACCGCTGGTCGCAGGGGTACGACGTGGTGATCATCGACACCCCGCCGCTCGGGAGCGTGTCGGACGCGCTGGCGCTCGCGTCCATGACGGACGGCCTGCTGTTCGTGGTGGAGGCCGGGCAGACCCGCGAGGCGGAGGTGGGGCGCGCCATGCAGAACCTGCAGGTGGCCGGCACGCCGGTCCTGGGCTTCGTGCTCAACAAGACCACCAACGACACGCGCGGCTACTACGCGTACAGCTACACCACACGCGAGCCGTCCGGACGCCCCGGCGAGGTCCCTGGAGGGGCACCCAGATTCTGACCTTCCCGTCAATGACGCGGTGACACCGGCCCTCGGATCAGCGGACCGAACGACACGACCTATCCGTTTTCTGGACTGACATTTCTGTCTGGCTGTGCCCTTCTGCGCCGTCACAGACCCTGCCCTTGATCTGATTTCACGCAACTCATCCTGCCATTTATCACTTTGGCCTGACAGCACGCCCCGTTCCCTTGTCCATGAAGGTCTCAATGTCTAAAACAGCGCATCACTTCAGGCATTTTTCAGCTAGCGTTCATATCGAAGGGCGCCAGCCTCATTCACACTTCGGGGGTGCAGCATGCTAAACGTCACTGTCGTCGGCACCGGCTACGTCGGGCTCGGAACCGCCATCATGCTCGCACAGCTCGGCCATCAGGTCACCGGGCTGGACGTGGACGCACGCAAGATCGATCAGCTTAACCTTGGCCACCTGCCCATCTACGAGCCGGGCCTCGACGTCATGCTCGCCGAGAACGCCGAACGCCTCACCTGGACGAGCGACTACACGAGCGCCATCCCGCACGCGGACGTGATCTTCATCTGCGTCGGCACGCCGTCCCTGCCCGACGGCCGCCCGAACCTCGGGTACGTCGAGAGTGCCGCGCGTCACATCGCCGCGAACCTCAACGGCAAGGTGCAGGTCATCGTCAACAAGAGTACCGTCCCCATCGGCACGGGCGACTGGGTCACCCGCATCATCGAGGACGCCACCGACCCCCAGCACCACAACCGCTACTTCGTGGTCAGCAACCCCGAATTCCTGCGCGAAGGCACCGCCGTCAGCGACAGCCTCTACCCGGACCGCATCGTGCTCGGCGGGGACAGCGTGGCCCTGCAGCGCATGCGTGACCTGTACGCGCCCCTGATCCACCAGAACTTCACCGCGCCCGGTCACTCCCCGCGCCCGGCCGAGTACACGGTCCCGGCGGTGGTCGAGACGACCCTTACCAGCGCCGAGATGATCAAGTACGCCGCGAACGCCTTCCTGGCCCTCAAGATCAGTTACGCCAACGAGATCGCCGGACTGTGCGAACGCGTCGGCGCGAACATCGACGAGGTCGTCTCCGGCGTCGGCTTCGACGGCCGCATCGGTCACCGCTTCCTGGCTGCCGGTGCCGGGTGGGGCGGCAGCTGCTTCGGGAAGGACACCAGTGCCCTGATCACCACCGGCCAGGAGTACGGGTACGACATGCCGATCCTGCAGGCCGCCATCGACATCAACAGCCGCCAGCGCGACATCGTGCTCGAGAAACTCCGCAAGCACCTGCGCCTCCTGAAAGGCAAACGGGTCGCGGTGCTCGGCATGGCCTTCAAGCCGAACACCGACGACCTGCGTGACGCGCCCGCACACGATTTCATCCAGCGGCTCACGCAGCTCGGCGCGACCGTGATCGCTCACGACCCGGTCGCCATGCCGCGCGCACGCCACGAATGGGCTTACCTGTCCTACCAGGAGGCGCCCAGCGCGCACGCCGCCGTACGCCAGGCGGACGCCGTCATCATCAGCACCGAATGGAGCGAGTACCGCGCCCTCGACTGGGACGCGCTCGCGCTCAGCATGCGGACGCCCATCATCATCGACGCCCGCAACGTCATCAGCGACCCCCTCACCGTCCACGCCACCATCGAACAGATCGGCAAGGAACTCCCCAAACCTCTCGCCGTTTCCCTCGGAGTCACCGCTTGAACATCCTCATCACCGGCAGCGCCGGCTTCATCGGCAGCCACCTCGTCGAACGCTTCCTGAACGAAGGTCACACCGTCACCGGTGTCGACAACTACATCAGCGGCCAGAAACGCAACACCGAACTGTTCCTCGCGCACCCGAACTTCACGTTCATCAAGGCGGACGTCAGCCACGCCATCCCCTACGTGGGCGCACCGCTCGACTGGGTGATGCACTTCGCTAGCCCCGCGAGCCCCCCGCACTACCAGCAGTTCCCGATCGAGACCCTGATGGTCGGCGCGCAGGGCACGCAGAACGCCCTCGAACTCGCGCACGCTCATGGGGCGAAGTTCATGCTCGCCAGCACCAGCGAAGTGTATGGCGACCCCCTCGTGCACCCGCAGCCGGAAACGTACTGGGGCAACGTCAACCCGATCGGCATCCGCAGCTGCTACGACGAAGCAAAACGTTATGCCGAGGCGATCACCATGGCGTACCACCGCGACCGTGGTGTCGATACCCGTATCATTCGCATCTTCAACACGTACGGCCCCCGCATGCGTTTAGATGATGGGAGAGTTATGACTAATCTTATCAATTCTTTAATTAATAAGACGGATTTTAAGATATTTGGCGATGGAGGTCAAACTAGAAGCTTTCAATATATCGCGGATCTCATTGAGTCAATATTCCATGTAATGAATTCACCCAGAATACCCGTGATAAATCTTGGCAGTGAGCACGAATTTGATATTTTGCAATTAGTCAATGTTTTTAATTCTTTAAATTCTCATAGTATTGGCTTTTGCTTTGAGGAACCTCTCGGAGACGATCCAAAAGTGAGGAAGCCTGACAATAAATTAAGGAATTCTTCTATTGGTAAACACAACTTTGTTTCTTTAGAGTCGGGTCTAAAGAATATGATTCAGTTTTACGTTAAATAATGAATCTTTCCATTGGTATTGTGTCATATTTAATTACTATTTTGGTGCCTATTGTTTCGATGCCTATAATAGGTAAAGAGTTGTCGAAAAATGACATAGGTATATACTTTTCTTTTATTTCGCTTTCAACCTTGGTTTCAATTATTGTTGATTTTGGATATAGTATTTCTGGTTTTGCTAACAGCAATTTAGAATCAATAAGTATGAGTCTTTCTAAGATGAAAATAAATAGAGTTATCGGCTCTTTACTTTCTTTTTTTACCCTTTCGATCTACGCTATCTGTTTTCGCTTTGATTTTATTGACCTTTGTCTGGTTTTCATACTATCGTGTTTACTTGGATTCTCTAATCTTTGGTATTTTCAAACACTAAATAAGATGGATGTATTTTATAAATCAGAAATTTTGGGCAAGTTGCTCATATTATTTTTATATTTCTTTTTTAAGAAGTACATTGAATCCTATACGATGGCCATAATTTTTTTCATTATGGGAACAATGGCATCCCATATTTATCTATTTTTTTTCCACCCCGAGTTATACAATTTTAGGAATTTGAGCATTGTAAGTAAGGGTTTCAAGACAATACAGCCTTCTTCTTTGCTCACTCGGTTGATTATAAATAGCTACGTTAATGCGAATACGGTTATTTTAAGCTGGTTTCTTGCTCCACACCTTATCGCTGGTTTTGGTGCCGCTGAAAGAATATTCAGAGCATCATCTGGCATAGCCACGCCAGTTTATAATCAAAGAATAATCAGAATTAAACTAGCTCTAAAGACTTCTGGATTAGAAGTGGAAAGAATATTATTACGAGATGCTGCAATGCTTTTCTTATGTGGATCAATTATGGGCATCGCTCTTTATTTTTCTACGAGCATGATAGCTAACTTTATTTTCAAAAGCTCTCCTGAGGGCTTTGCCGCTAACCTCCATATTTTGTGTGTTGTCATTCCTTTTGCTGTATGTAATGGATTTGTTGGATTAAGATGGATGGTTTTAGTAAAAAGAGAAAAAGAATTTACGCATTTCGTTATCACTGCCGCTATTATTAACCTTATAACAATATTATACCAGATTAAGATCGCAAGAAGTGGCCTATTCGGTCTTGGGCTTCTTTTAGGTGAATTCTCTCTTTTTATTTTGACTGTTGGCTTTATAATTAGGGGATGGTATGAAAAAGATGCTTAGCGTAAACGATGTTTGTGGTGCTGTTGTTACTTACGGTAATAGAGCTAATCTTCTCGAAAAAACGATTCAATCATTCATCGATAACGGAGTAAGCGAAATTATATGTGTTTTTAATGGATGCGACGATCATGTTTATGATTACATTTCCGATAGATTCAAAAACAAAATTAGATTGACACCTGTTATTTTGAAAAGCAATCTAGGATCTGCTGGCGGCTTTACTAGTGCCTTGGAAGCTTTCAAATTTGAAAGTGGCAAAGAATTAGTTTGGATTTTGGATGATGATAATTTTGCAGAAAAAAATGCATTGGATGAATTAATTAATTTTGCAAATGGTTTAAGTGAAGTGGCTATTGTTTGCTCAAATCGCACAGAATTTAATATTTTCGGAAAATTAGAAAGCGGCATCCCTATCGAAATTATGTATCCAAAAAATTCCTCTTTTTTGGGAATTTCCATATGGACTATTTTTCCCACTACGAAAAGATTTTTTAACAAAAGAATAGGAAATTTTGGTAAAAGTAACGACGTGAATTGGATATGTGTACCTCAAGTGCCTTGGGGTGGAATGCTCATACCGCGTGCTGTACTCGATAATAATATTCTACCACCTAAGGAATTTTATCTTTACGCCGATGACACCGCATTCTGTGTTTTGGCAGGTAAATATAATTTTAGATTCTTTATAGTTAAATCGAGTAGAGTTATCGATTTAGACGCATCTTATCATTTAGAGAAAGCAGATATTGACCGCTTTTCGAAAATCATTCTTTCAACACCAGTCGAAAACGTTAATTATTCCGTGAGAAACAACTGTTATATCGATAGAAATCTCCGACCAAAAAATAGTATGACTTATATCATTAATAAAAATATTTATATGATTATATTGTTGATATTCTGTTTAAAATATAGGAGGCTGGGAAGATTTATTGAGATAGGCAGGTTAGTTTCTCTTGGCGAGAGAGGAAAATTGGGGATCATGCAATGAAAATACTGATTTTTAATACACTATTTTATCCGAATGAAATTGGAGGCGCTGAGATATCAGTAAAAGAATTAGCTATTCAGTATGAGAATCTCGGTCATGAAGTGTTTATCGTAAGTATTGGTAAAAAACATGAGAAATACGATTACGAGGGTATTAAATGCTATACTATTCCTCATAATAACTTGTACTGGTCTATTGATTCTAAAAAATATGATAGGAAAATAAGATATATATGGCATTTAGTGGAAAATTTTAATTTATTACAGTTTTTTTCTGTAATGAGGATAGTAAATGCAATCCGTCCGGACATTATTCATGCAAACAACACGGCGGGATTTTCAATATTTATTCCTATTGTTTCAAAAATCTTGGGCATAAAATCTATAAAAACCCTGAGAGATTACTATGATATATGCTTATCGGGAACTCGTTTCAAAAATGGTTCTAAATGCGAGATAACTTGTAAAGAATGTTTGGTTGCTAATACTCCAAAGAGAATGAGTCTTAAACTTTACGATTCAATTACTTCGATTAGCCAATCTATGGCCGATATATTCCAGTCGGAAGGATTTGGCAGAATTTCTATAGTCTACAATGGTATTTCAAAAAATCATACAGAGTTGTTCTATATTCGCGA
Above is a window of Deinococcus aquiradiocola DNA encoding:
- a CDS encoding polysaccharide biosynthesis tyrosine autokinase; the encoded protein is MQTPVPPVRPDEIDLRQVFSTLKRAALPIVGATLLVGGATYALSRQQPKMYASVSSVLAAQDASQNTLINNTLVTAPPLPQGAVDEAIHSRSVVDDISKRLQVSGLDAGLIAHIESDLTREIASQKFKRVSVKAKLDPQQRGVYEISSTAESPRAAQVLADAAVHALLAWDTARAQTGVKRARGSLEAQLRDLDARIAATLPGSVDRQSLLTTRGQVTQNLAQVAVFEQAASGPLSLVADANEPNAPISPKPTRDALLAALLTLFAASGVALLTDSLRRRVNGPEDLMEFGYPVLAQLPALRQRALLNGVIQAARSGNLYEAVGFLRLNLMNAPHTGEQRRFVVSSSRPGEGKSSVTAILADAFAGSGLKVLLIDADMYRATQHQLWRADPNLQLGAPALLVSKPDVPGARPVKVTEQIDLIPAGSHRNASSVINNPGFSARLDRWSQGYDVVIIDTPPLGSVSDALALASMTDGLLFVVEAGQTREAEVGRAMQNLQVAGTPVLGFVLNKTTNDTRGYYAYSYTTREPSGRPGEVPGGAPRF
- a CDS encoding NAD-dependent epimerase/dehydratase family protein, encoding MNILITGSAGFIGSHLVERFLNEGHTVTGVDNYISGQKRNTELFLAHPNFTFIKADVSHAIPYVGAPLDWVMHFASPASPPHYQQFPIETLMVGAQGTQNALELAHAHGAKFMLASTSEVYGDPLVHPQPETYWGNVNPIGIRSCYDEAKRYAEAITMAYHRDRGVDTRIIRIFNTYGPRMRLDDGRVMTNLINSLINKTDFKIFGDGGQTRSFQYIADLIESIFHVMNSPRIPVINLGSEHEFDILQLVNVFNSLNSHSIGFCFEEPLGDDPKVRKPDNKLRNSSIGKHNFVSLESGLKNMIQFYVK
- a CDS encoding oligosaccharide flippase family protein is translated as MNLSIGIVSYLITILVPIVSMPIIGKELSKNDIGIYFSFISLSTLVSIIVDFGYSISGFANSNLESISMSLSKMKINRVIGSLLSFFTLSIYAICFRFDFIDLCLVFILSCLLGFSNLWYFQTLNKMDVFYKSEILGKLLILFLYFFFKKYIESYTMAIIFFIMGTMASHIYLFFFHPELYNFRNLSIVSKGFKTIQPSSLLTRLIINSYVNANTVILSWFLAPHLIAGFGAAERIFRASSGIATPVYNQRIIRIKLALKTSGLEVERILLRDAAMLFLCGSIMGIALYFSTSMIANFIFKSSPEGFAANLHILCVVIPFAVCNGFVGLRWMVLVKREKEFTHFVITAAIINLITILYQIKIARSGLFGLGLLLGEFSLFILTVGFIIRGWYEKDA
- a CDS encoding glycosyltransferase: MKKMLSVNDVCGAVVTYGNRANLLEKTIQSFIDNGVSEIICVFNGCDDHVYDYISDRFKNKIRLTPVILKSNLGSAGGFTSALEAFKFESGKELVWILDDDNFAEKNALDELINFANGLSEVAIVCSNRTEFNIFGKLESGIPIEIMYPKNSSFLGISIWTIFPTTKRFFNKRIGNFGKSNDVNWICVPQVPWGGMLIPRAVLDNNILPPKEFYLYADDTAFCVLAGKYNFRFFIVKSSRVIDLDASYHLEKADIDRFSKIILSTPVENVNYSVRNNCYIDRNLRPKNSMTYIINKNIYMIILLIFCLKYRRLGRFIEIGRLVSLGERGKLGIMQ
- a CDS encoding glycosyltransferase family 4 protein, yielding MKILIFNTLFYPNEIGGAEISVKELAIQYENLGHEVFIVSIGKKHEKYDYEGIKCYTIPHNNLYWSIDSKKYDRKIRYIWHLVENFNLLQFFSVMRIVNAIRPDIIHANNTAGFSIFIPIVSKILGIKSIKTLRDYYDICLSGTRFKNGSKCEITCKECLVANTPKRMSLKLYDSITSISQSMADIFQSEGFGRISIVYNGISKNHTELFYIRDPEKNLNFGFIGRDSPEKGLNLLIESFIELSKIKQSIELTVAGNNGDKYRSYKYENISFLGYIEKEDFYKEIDMLVVPSLWDEPFGRVIIEASLRGIPVIVSKNGASRELLKLGVIGLEFDGSQSDLIKAMGDSLLRFDELRVSSKKRVSNLEDIFSVEKSANKYISLIERINEKYRS